The following proteins are encoded in a genomic region of Ornithinibacillus sp. 4-3:
- a CDS encoding ATP-dependent DNA helicase RecQ, with protein MHNRKLDTYIEQFYGYTSFRPGQKEIMESILQRQDVLGVLPTGSGKSLCYELPARLLSGTTIVVSPLIALMIDQVKQLKANGMKRVVALNSFMDYAERQDVYRYLGEYKIIYISPELIQADQVLNRLKKIDISLFVIDEAHCISLWGHEFRPDYLKLSHVIKELGDPTVLALSATAPSNIQKDIIAALNRPNMKKHIYPIDKENICFSIQQVAHELEKIDFLTDFLQKHHVPTLIYFSSRNVCEQVAEQLSIQLTNRKVAFYHGGMEQMDRLTIQQQFMEDQIDIICCTNAFGMGINKPNIRAVIHFHLPSQIESFIQEIGRAGRDGEPSLSILLYAEHDQLLPRRIITNELPTKEQITVVFQQLKQLALQKQLLPKQVKEIEKMLGIEEIHWRFINYHLEKNDIIKNNQIIYQATHWQNVFEHIVDMRINRLNIKQNQLFAMLDWVHETDCLRESLYKGYQDTYDKPEQHCCSNCDFVLEQWEPPQALREIRTSHQDWQRKLKALLLIGENDETE; from the coding sequence ATGCACAATCGAAAATTGGATACATATATAGAGCAATTTTATGGTTATACCTCGTTTCGGCCAGGCCAAAAGGAAATTATGGAGAGCATTCTGCAAAGACAGGATGTACTTGGTGTTCTTCCTACTGGTTCGGGAAAATCCTTATGCTATGAATTACCTGCACGTTTATTAAGCGGAACAACCATCGTTGTTTCTCCATTGATTGCACTTATGATTGATCAAGTAAAGCAGCTTAAGGCAAATGGAATGAAGCGGGTAGTTGCTTTAAATAGTTTTATGGATTATGCAGAACGACAAGATGTTTATCGGTATTTAGGGGAATATAAAATCATTTATATTTCTCCTGAGCTTATTCAAGCAGACCAAGTGTTAAATCGTTTGAAGAAAATAGATATTTCTTTATTTGTTATTGATGAAGCACATTGTATTTCTTTGTGGGGGCATGAATTTCGACCAGATTATTTAAAGCTTTCTCATGTGATTAAAGAGCTTGGAGATCCTACCGTTCTAGCATTAAGCGCAACCGCTCCAAGCAATATCCAAAAAGACATCATAGCAGCATTGAATAGACCGAATATGAAAAAACATATTTATCCAATTGATAAAGAAAATATTTGTTTTTCTATCCAACAGGTGGCACACGAACTAGAAAAGATAGATTTTCTAACAGATTTTTTGCAAAAGCATCATGTTCCAACATTAATCTATTTCTCCAGTAGAAATGTTTGTGAACAAGTGGCAGAGCAATTGTCCATTCAACTAACAAATAGAAAAGTTGCCTTCTATCATGGTGGAATGGAGCAAATGGATCGTTTAACGATTCAGCAACAGTTCATGGAGGATCAAATAGATATTATTTGTTGCACAAATGCATTTGGGATGGGGATTAATAAGCCAAATATCCGAGCTGTTATTCATTTTCATTTACCTTCTCAAATCGAATCTTTTATCCAAGAAATTGGGAGAGCGGGAAGAGATGGCGAACCAAGCCTTAGCATATTGCTTTATGCAGAGCATGACCAGCTACTACCTAGAAGAATCATTACAAATGAATTGCCTACGAAGGAACAGATCACTGTAGTCTTCCAGCAATTAAAGCAGCTAGCTTTACAGAAGCAATTACTGCCAAAACAGGTGAAAGAAATAGAAAAAATGCTTGGCATAGAAGAAATTCATTGGCGATTTATCAACTACCATTTAGAAAAAAATGATATAATAAAAAATAATCAGATTATCTATCAAGCAACACATTGGCAAAATGTTTTTGAGCACATTGTAGATATGAGAATAAATCGATTAAATATAAAACAAAATCAGCTTTTCGCAATGCTAGATTGGGTTCATGAAACAGACTGCTTACGAGAAAGCTTATATAAGGGCTATCAAGATACATATGATAAACCAGAGCAGCATTGCTGTAGTAATTGTGATTTCGTATTAGAACAATGGGAACCCCCTCAAGCATTAAGAGAGATCCGAACATCTCATCAGGATTGGCAAAGAAAATTAAAAGCATTATTACTAATCGGAGAAAATGATGAAACAGAGTGA
- a CDS encoding YpdA family putative bacillithiol disulfide reductase, which produces MSIENTIIIGAGPCGMSCALELQARGINPLIIEKGNIVHTIYNFPTHQEFFSTSEKLEIGNIPFITERQKPVRSQALAYYRMVAMRNDLRIHSYEEAKTIHKIDEHFQIIVEDQYGNEKSYTAKHVIIATGYYNQFNLMDVEGEDLPKVSHYFKEAHPFYKKKVVIVGGKNSAVDAALELHKAGAEITVLYRGDVYSSSIKPWILPFFDSLVRNEEIQLEFNAKVSKITPTTLHYQVNGQEKEIENDFVFAMTGYQPNIKFLTQVGVDVDFVSGVPVYNEETYETNIPGIYIAGVVAAGFNNNAIFIENGRFHGEKIAESIIGK; this is translated from the coding sequence ATGAGTATTGAAAATACAATTATTATAGGTGCGGGGCCATGTGGAATGTCCTGTGCTTTAGAATTACAGGCTAGAGGTATTAATCCACTTATTATTGAAAAAGGAAATATTGTACATACCATTTATAATTTCCCAACACATCAAGAGTTTTTTAGTACGAGTGAGAAATTAGAAATTGGAAATATTCCTTTTATTACAGAAAGACAGAAGCCTGTACGATCTCAGGCTTTAGCATATTACCGAATGGTTGCAATGCGCAATGATTTACGTATCCATTCCTATGAAGAAGCAAAGACTATTCATAAAATAGATGAACATTTTCAAATTATCGTAGAAGATCAATACGGAAATGAGAAGAGTTATACAGCGAAGCATGTAATTATCGCAACAGGCTATTATAATCAATTCAATTTAATGGATGTAGAAGGAGAGGACCTTCCTAAAGTTTCCCATTATTTTAAAGAAGCACATCCTTTTTATAAGAAGAAAGTTGTTATTGTGGGTGGAAAGAATTCAGCAGTTGATGCTGCACTAGAATTGCATAAAGCAGGAGCAGAAATAACTGTATTATATCGAGGAGATGTATATTCAAGTAGTATTAAGCCTTGGATTCTTCCGTTTTTTGATTCATTGGTGCGCAATGAAGAAATTCAACTAGAATTTAATGCAAAAGTAAGTAAGATTACTCCGACAACTTTGCATTATCAAGTGAATGGTCAAGAGAAGGAAATTGAAAATGATTTTGTTTTCGCCATGACTGGTTATCAGCCTAATATCAAATTTTTAACACAAGTAGGCGTAGATGTTGATTTTGTCAGTGGAGTTCCAGTATACAATGAAGAAACTTATGAAACCAATATTCCAGGGATTTATATTGCAGGAGTAGTGGCTGCCGGATTTAATAATAATGCAATCTTTATTGAAAATGGGCGTTTTCATGGTGAAAAGATTGCTGAATCCATTATTGGAAAATAA
- a CDS encoding RNA polymerase sigma factor SigX, translating into MKNTFDRIYDDYHQELYRFVFYMVKDKETTEDLVQEVYIRILKSWDSFRGDSSEKTWIFSIARHVTIDYFRSQKRKSARFLEFFDWGEKGDSIPTLAPLPEEIAEKNEDAQKLYAYLDKCTVDQRSVLILRFIHDFSIKETSEALGFSESKVKTTQHRALKTLKKYWLNDLERGESAL; encoded by the coding sequence ATGAAAAATACTTTTGATCGAATATACGATGATTATCATCAAGAGTTATATCGATTTGTCTTTTATATGGTTAAAGATAAAGAAACTACCGAAGACCTTGTTCAAGAGGTTTATATACGAATACTTAAATCTTGGGATTCCTTTAGAGGAGATAGTAGTGAAAAAACTTGGATTTTCTCCATTGCTCGTCATGTAACAATTGATTATTTTCGTTCACAAAAGCGTAAAAGTGCTCGTTTTTTAGAGTTTTTTGATTGGGGAGAAAAGGGTGATTCTATTCCAACCCTAGCTCCATTACCTGAAGAGATAGCAGAGAAAAATGAAGATGCACAGAAGCTATATGCATATTTAGATAAATGTACAGTGGATCAACGAAGTGTACTAATTTTAAGATTTATTCATGATTTTTCAATTAAAGAAACGTCTGAAGCCTTAGGATTTAGTGAAAGCAAGGTAAAAACAACACAGCATCGAGCATTAAAGACGTTAAAAAAATATTGGCTAAATGATTTAGAAAGGGGGGAAAGCGCTTTATGA
- a CDS encoding ECF transporter S component: MNTYKITLLAFLAAIAIVGRNLFVFIPGFQPATVIIMIAGLMLGSIAAVILALLITILSNLTLGMGMWAIAQIISWGLIGLLSGLLGRYFKKIPIYILVILSIIAGYFYGFVISLMTYQVTGHFWPYYVMGLSHDTNHAIGNGIFMALLYPVIAYLIKRYASNYFHQ, from the coding sequence GTGAATACTTATAAAATTACATTATTAGCTTTTCTAGCAGCAATTGCTATTGTCGGTCGAAATTTATTTGTATTTATTCCTGGATTTCAGCCTGCGACAGTAATTATTATGATCGCGGGTTTAATGTTAGGAAGTATTGCTGCAGTGATTCTAGCCTTATTGATTACAATTTTATCCAACCTTACCTTGGGAATGGGAATGTGGGCAATTGCTCAGATTATTTCCTGGGGGCTTATTGGTCTATTATCTGGTCTACTTGGAAGATACTTTAAGAAAATTCCTATTTATATATTAGTAATTTTATCCATTATTGCGGGATATTTTTATGGTTTTGTAATCTCTTTAATGACCTATCAGGTAACAGGGCATTTTTGGCCTTATTATGTAATGGGATTATCGCATGATACAAATCATGCCATTGGTAATGGTATTTTCATGGCGTTACTTTATCCAGTTATCGCTTATTTAATAAAGAGATATGCAAGCAATTATTTTCATCAATAA
- the sleB gene encoding spore cortex-lytic enzyme: MFVLVTPYDNTGDAFSEQVLQHGAIGEDVIELQSRLKHIGFYTGEIDGVFGWRTYWALRNFQYEFGLPIDGMAGASTKNKLTNVTEYNGNTTQQGSGGSQGGNSQPTHSVNVPQGFSQNDIQLMANAVYGEARGEPYEGQVAVAAVILNRVNGPSFPDSVAGVIFEPRAFTAVADGQIWLTPNETARQAVLDAINGWDPSGNATYYFNPDTATSAWIWTRPQIKQIGKHIFCK, encoded by the coding sequence ATGTTTGTGTTAGTAACACCTTATGATAATACTGGTGATGCGTTTAGCGAACAAGTATTGCAACATGGAGCAATTGGAGAAGATGTTATTGAGCTACAGTCAAGATTGAAGCATATTGGTTTCTATACAGGAGAAATTGATGGTGTGTTTGGTTGGAGAACTTATTGGGCATTACGTAATTTTCAATATGAATTTGGTTTACCAATCGATGGCATGGCTGGAGCAAGTACAAAAAATAAATTAACCAATGTAACTGAGTACAATGGCAATACCACGCAGCAAGGATCAGGTGGATCGCAAGGAGGAAATAGTCAACCCACACATTCTGTGAATGTTCCTCAAGGATTTTCACAAAATGATATTCAATTGATGGCAAATGCTGTATACGGTGAAGCCCGTGGTGAACCATACGAAGGGCAAGTAGCAGTTGCTGCAGTAATTTTAAATCGTGTAAATGGGCCTTCGTTTCCAGATTCAGTAGCAGGAGTGATTTTTGAACCACGCGCCTTCACGGCTGTTGCAGATGGGCAAATATGGCTCACACCAAACGAAACAGCTAGACAAGCGGTATTAGATGCAATCAATGGTTGGGATCCTTCAGGAAATGCAACCTATTATTTTAACCCAGACACAGCAACATCTGCGTGGATTTGGACTAGACCACAAATTAAACAAATTGGAAAACATATCTTTTGTAAATAA
- a CDS encoding helix-turn-helix domain-containing protein — MLFESLILKCTEKLHEQRTSSAIFHLLKGRRSTQTFQDARLFQLTKFYGIYPSLRRQTFDEKVHTLQNKSAIQITESNMIAILPEGIRLLCQEEKNVALYYFHGLKYFQTDQHFYERILILIQVLTNKKKRHSKYIPIIDNRTTLRWMKHFLSSHTDSIAALLENVFAELHMLLSQLPEVEAEMFVDRLTGFKTYGLSEQQLARKYELPLIDIPLYFIAIIHQLLKLILENTSMYPFFYQLISDLSTSGFITKSANETYRLWSQGYSIEKIIGVRNLKESTIQDHFVEIALYHPTFRIDEFVDNIKQQQILDVISSTKDMKLKSIKDKVSSDISYFQIRLIIASKVQ; from the coding sequence TTGTTATTCGAGAGTTTAATTTTAAAATGCACGGAAAAATTACATGAACAACGGACGAGTTCAGCAATTTTCCATTTATTAAAAGGAAGACGATCTACCCAAACCTTTCAAGATGCACGCCTATTCCAACTCACCAAATTTTATGGAATTTACCCATCTTTAAGAAGGCAGACATTTGATGAAAAAGTACATACTTTGCAAAATAAATCTGCTATCCAAATAACAGAAAGTAATATGATTGCTATTTTACCAGAAGGAATTAGGTTACTTTGTCAAGAAGAAAAGAATGTAGCCCTCTACTATTTTCATGGACTTAAATATTTTCAAACTGATCAACATTTTTATGAACGTATATTAATACTTATTCAAGTGTTAACGAATAAAAAGAAGAGACATTCTAAATACATTCCTATTATTGATAATCGTACGACTTTGCGCTGGATGAAGCATTTTCTCTCTAGCCATACAGATTCGATAGCTGCTTTATTAGAGAATGTATTTGCTGAATTACATATGCTTTTATCTCAATTGCCAGAAGTAGAAGCGGAAATGTTTGTTGATCGACTTACAGGCTTTAAAACATACGGCTTAAGTGAACAACAGCTAGCAAGAAAATATGAGCTTCCGCTAATTGATATCCCTCTCTACTTTATAGCAATTATTCATCAGCTATTAAAACTAATATTAGAAAATACATCCATGTATCCATTTTTTTATCAGTTAATAAGTGACTTATCAACCAGTGGCTTCATTACCAAATCCGCTAATGAAACCTATCGTTTATGGAGTCAAGGATATTCAATAGAGAAGATTATTGGTGTTAGAAATTTAAAAGAAAGTACCATTCAGGATCACTTTGTGGAAATTGCTTTATATCATCCTACCTTTCGTATAGATGAATTTGTAGACAATATCAAACAGCAGCAAATATTAGATGTAATTTCTAGTACAAAGGATATGAAATTAAAATCGATTAAAGACAAAGTATCATCCGATATTAGTTATTTTCAGATTCGCTTAATCATTGCTTCAAAAGTTCAATAG
- a CDS encoding ATP-binding protein, producing the protein MFWRSVVGKLAITILLLVSFVLFILTVLLLQFFEGFHVQEAERAMLQNATKVSYMVEQHEEDQVIFEMTERIKDPASRVMIVFNDGTSWLSDSANKGLLEIDDEWFINNEDVEKVLNNNEDLHKQIMLPDESEEIMVVGTPVAHHSGAIFIFQSLDMIDQTRAETTRIIFLAAGIAIILTTIFAFFLSTRITSPLIKMREAAFDLARGEFKTKVPILTHDEIGELAIAFNKMGKQLDFHINALRQEKEQLSRIVHSMADGVITLNREGNIMVVNPPAKKFIEDWYYENSLPVGSDNDQLPEELKEIFTRVIQGEKEVLQELSLQGRNWVMIMTPLYDQKNVRGAVAVIRDMTEERRLDKLRKDFIANVSHELRTPIALLQGYSEAIVDDIAETKEDKNELAQIIYEESLRMGRLVNELLDMGRMEAGHIQLNKEIIEVESFVDRIYKKFKGSANDNGIELTLTKQITKKDAFIDIDRIEQVFTNLIDNAINHTESGGNVEIIVKYNHEGMYVDIADTGKGIPEDDLPFVFERFYKADKSRTRMKKGTGLGLAIARNIVEAHHGNITVKSKVDIGTTFSFSIPEQKE; encoded by the coding sequence ATGTTTTGGCGTAGCGTTGTTGGGAAACTAGCAATAACTATCTTATTACTAGTTTCCTTTGTTCTTTTTATTTTAACTGTGCTATTATTGCAATTTTTCGAAGGATTCCATGTGCAAGAAGCAGAAAGAGCAATGCTGCAAAACGCAACTAAGGTTTCTTATATGGTGGAGCAGCATGAGGAAGATCAAGTTATATTTGAAATGACAGAAAGAATTAAAGATCCTGCAAGCAGGGTAATGATAGTATTTAATGATGGAACATCTTGGCTGTCAGATTCAGCAAATAAAGGACTTTTAGAAATAGATGATGAATGGTTTATAAATAATGAAGATGTTGAAAAAGTACTAAATAATAATGAAGATTTACATAAGCAAATTATGCTACCAGATGAAAGTGAAGAAATCATGGTTGTTGGTACCCCGGTTGCTCATCATAGTGGAGCAATTTTTATTTTCCAATCCTTAGATATGATTGATCAAACAAGAGCAGAAACAACTAGAATTATTTTCTTAGCAGCTGGTATTGCAATCATTTTAACAACTATATTTGCTTTCTTTTTATCTACACGGATTACTTCACCACTTATCAAAATGCGAGAAGCTGCATTTGATTTAGCAAGAGGAGAATTTAAAACAAAAGTTCCTATTCTAACACATGATGAGATTGGTGAATTAGCTATCGCATTTAATAAGATGGGTAAACAATTAGACTTTCATATTAATGCGTTAAGGCAGGAGAAGGAGCAATTATCTAGAATTGTTCATTCCATGGCTGATGGTGTAATTACACTCAATCGTGAAGGAAATATTATGGTGGTTAATCCGCCTGCGAAAAAGTTTATTGAAGACTGGTATTATGAAAATAGCCTCCCAGTAGGTTCTGACAATGATCAATTACCTGAAGAATTAAAAGAAATCTTCACTAGAGTCATTCAAGGGGAGAAGGAAGTACTTCAGGAACTAAGTTTACAAGGTAGAAATTGGGTTATGATTATGACGCCATTATATGATCAGAAGAATGTTCGTGGTGCTGTAGCAGTAATTCGAGATATGACAGAAGAAAGAAGATTAGATAAGCTTCGTAAAGATTTTATTGCCAATGTATCCCATGAATTACGTACTCCAATTGCCTTACTTCAAGGATATAGTGAAGCAATTGTTGACGATATTGCGGAAACAAAAGAAGACAAAAATGAGTTAGCACAAATTATCTATGAAGAATCTTTACGTATGGGACGTTTAGTTAATGAATTATTGGATATGGGAAGAATGGAAGCGGGACATATTCAATTGAATAAAGAAATCATTGAAGTAGAATCATTTGTTGACCGAATTTATAAGAAATTTAAAGGAAGTGCAAATGATAATGGAATTGAGCTTACGCTAACAAAACAAATCACGAAAAAGGATGCTTTTATTGATATCGACCGCATTGAACAAGTATTTACTAACCTGATTGATAATGCGATTAATCACACGGAGTCAGGAGGAAACGTGGAGATTATTGTGAAGTATAACCATGAAGGAATGTATGTAGATATTGCGGATACTGGAAAAGGAATCCCAGAAGATGATTTGCCATTTGTTTTTGAACGTTTTTATAAAGCGGATAAATCCAGAACGAGAATGAAAAAAGGAACAGGCCTAGGCTTAGCAATTGCTAGAAATATTGTTGAAGCACATCATGGAAATATTACTGTAAAAAGTAAGGTAGATATTGGCACAACCTTTAGTTTTAGTATTCCAGAACAAAAGGAATAA
- a CDS encoding DUF4430 domain-containing protein, which translates to MKKSLLQMLSLLITIMLLVGCSSTEENQNQTNDNSNNTEQSAEEKAVITISQDEGDTVLTEKEVSFEEGAILMDVLKENFEIEETGGMITAVDGLEADESEKKAWMYFVNDEMPMVGAAEFELSAGDKVNLDLQSWE; encoded by the coding sequence ATGAAAAAAAGTTTACTACAAATGTTGTCATTACTTATTACAATTATGTTATTAGTAGGGTGTTCTTCTACAGAAGAAAACCAAAATCAAACGAATGATAACTCAAATAACACAGAACAATCTGCTGAAGAGAAAGCGGTTATTACAATTTCTCAAGATGAGGGAGACACAGTACTTACAGAGAAAGAAGTATCTTTTGAAGAAGGAGCCATTTTAATGGACGTGTTAAAGGAAAACTTCGAAATTGAAGAAACTGGCGGAATGATTACTGCTGTTGATGGTTTGGAAGCAGATGAAAGTGAAAAGAAAGCATGGATGTATTTTGTGAATGATGAAATGCCTATGGTAGGAGCTGCTGAATTTGAATTATCTGCAGGCGATAAAGTAAATCTCGATTTACAATCATGGGAATAA
- a CDS encoding metallophosphoesterase, translating into MYLIAIMIICCLPMIFILWMIFKAHHDVLDFVMIKDKRLPAGFEGFKIFFITDIHRRKIKAKTLDAITDSIELVLIGGDMTEHGVPLDRTKQNLQLLKRFNVPIYFVWGNNDLEVNQQQLMDLFAAFDVIILADDFRKITRNGSSMQLIGFNFYEEPQYRYQIPWEDIDGYSLLLTHTPRSFYFQTPYIQYKIQTVLAGHTHGGQIRLFNKGLYSRGGLKYYNHTNVFVSEGYGYTALPFRLQTNAECHVVTLSNID; encoded by the coding sequence TTGTATCTAATTGCAATTATGATCATCTGTTGCTTGCCGATGATATTTATTTTATGGATGATTTTTAAAGCTCATCATGATGTACTTGATTTTGTTATGATCAAAGATAAAAGATTACCTGCCGGGTTTGAGGGATTTAAAATTTTTTTCATTACAGATATTCATCGACGAAAGATTAAGGCAAAAACATTAGATGCTATTACGGACTCCATAGAACTTGTCCTTATCGGAGGAGATATGACAGAACATGGTGTTCCATTAGATAGAACTAAACAAAACCTGCAGCTATTAAAACGTTTTAATGTGCCGATTTATTTTGTATGGGGAAATAATGATTTAGAAGTTAACCAGCAGCAATTAATGGATTTATTTGCAGCGTTTGATGTAATTATACTTGCTGATGATTTTAGAAAAATCACTCGTAATGGCAGTAGCATGCAGCTTATTGGTTTTAATTTCTATGAAGAACCACAATATCGATACCAAATACCTTGGGAAGATATAGATGGATATTCATTACTACTTACACATACACCACGTTCTTTTTACTTTCAGACACCTTATATCCAATATAAGATTCAAACGGTTTTAGCAGGCCATACACATGGGGGGCAAATTCGCTTATTTAATAAAGGATTGTATTCTCGTGGGGGATTAAAATATTATAATCATACAAATGTATTTGTAAGTGAAGGCTACGGCTATACCGCATTACCCTTTCGCCTACAAACAAATGCAGAGTGTCATGTGGTTACACTAAGTAATATTGATTGA
- a CDS encoding SDR family oxidoreductase — MDLKLANKVALVVASSQGLGKAVATQLVKEGTNVMITSRNAEKLQAVKEELTALQAGSVEYYPADITKVEDIKALVAKTREVFGKIDILVNNAGGPPGGTFDQFSDEDWQKAFELNLFSYIRMIREVLPDLKQEGGKIINIASSSIKQPISGLILSNTFRTGIVGLAKSLAEELAPYNILVNTVAPGRIYTDRIEYLDQLKAERLQITVDEVQEQALKSIPLARFGTPEEFANVVTFMASEASSYVTGSSIIVDGGSVKSI, encoded by the coding sequence ATGGATTTAAAATTAGCAAATAAAGTTGCTTTGGTTGTAGCTTCAAGTCAAGGATTAGGAAAAGCAGTTGCCACACAGCTTGTAAAAGAAGGCACAAATGTTATGATTACGAGTCGTAATGCTGAAAAGCTCCAAGCTGTTAAAGAAGAATTGACAGCTCTTCAAGCAGGAAGCGTTGAATATTATCCTGCTGATATTACAAAGGTAGAGGATATTAAAGCATTAGTAGCTAAAACACGCGAAGTATTTGGCAAAATAGATATCCTAGTGAACAATGCTGGTGGCCCCCCTGGAGGTACCTTCGATCAATTTTCTGATGAAGATTGGCAAAAAGCTTTTGAATTGAATCTATTTAGCTATATTCGTATGATTCGCGAAGTTTTACCTGATTTAAAGCAAGAGGGAGGAAAGATTATTAATATTGCATCTTCCTCTATTAAACAGCCGATTTCTGGTTTGATTCTTTCGAATACTTTCCGTACAGGGATTGTAGGCTTGGCTAAATCATTAGCCGAAGAATTAGCTCCTTATAATATTTTAGTGAATACTGTAGCGCCAGGTAGAATTTATACAGATCGGATTGAATATTTGGACCAGTTGAAGGCAGAAAGACTGCAGATAACTGTAGATGAAGTTCAGGAACAAGCTTTGAAATCAATTCCTCTTGCAAGATTCGGAACACCAGAGGAATTTGCTAATGTGGTTACATTTATGGCGTCTGAAGCTAGTAGCTATGTAACTGGAAGCTCTATTATTGTTGATGGTGGTTCTGTAAAATCAATATAA
- a CDS encoding lysostaphin resistance A-like protein — protein MKQSEIVKQLTDKELMIQVIFSQLVFITISIISSFLLFEHFTDWLDYFSFNDKAIIYYGVIPALIVVSIDIILSLVLPKHLLDDGGINEKLFKTRTVTEIIFIAAVVAIAEELLFRGVIQTTFGFIIASVVFTLVHIRYLKKPILLISVLILSFYLGYAYEVTGNLLVTITAHFIIDLLLGLFIRFQK, from the coding sequence ATGAAACAGAGTGAAATTGTAAAACAATTAACAGATAAAGAATTAATGATTCAAGTGATTTTTTCACAGCTTGTTTTTATTACAATCAGTATTATCTCAAGCTTTCTTCTTTTCGAACATTTTACAGATTGGCTTGATTATTTCAGCTTTAATGACAAAGCGATCATCTATTATGGAGTTATTCCAGCATTGATTGTTGTCTCTATTGATATTATTTTAAGTCTTGTTTTACCGAAGCATCTTCTGGATGATGGAGGTATAAATGAAAAATTATTTAAAACAAGAACGGTAACAGAAATTATCTTTATTGCAGCAGTTGTTGCGATAGCAGAAGAATTATTATTTCGCGGTGTGATTCAAACCACTTTTGGTTTTATAATTGCAAGTGTAGTATTTACCCTTGTACATATTCGTTATTTAAAGAAGCCCATTTTATTAATTTCAGTTTTGATCCTAAGTTTTTATTTAGGATATGCTTATGAGGTAACAGGTAATTTGCTTGTTACAATCACTGCACATTTTATCATCGACCTATTACTCGGTTTGTTTATTAGGTTTCAGAAATGA
- a CDS encoding homoserine dehydrogenase, whose translation MTKNITITGYGVVARELIQLIDQSKDNLLKKYGVEFKVSAIGSSQGMITATEGIDLAMLLKFGTGSSALKQYAKATQQSLLPTRMIGDVLVECSPTNTETGGAGLVYFNEAMDAQMDIVSVAKGALVHSFKEIQQKAKDNKVRIKYSGATAAALPTLDIGEFSLAGTTITKIEGVLNGTSNYILSAMDESQLSFTEALKIAQENGIAESNPKLDVAGFDSAAKILLLTNGLLEKDFSIQDVEITGIENISKTDIELAKQAGKTIKLLAQAVVEKDEVRMEVKPCAIELTHPLAHIHGTNKGIVFETIEMGTICTTGGASHPRGAAAAALKDLINLYRKDML comes from the coding sequence ATGACAAAAAATATTACAATTACAGGTTATGGTGTAGTAGCAAGAGAACTTATTCAGTTAATAGATCAGTCAAAGGATAACCTTCTAAAAAAGTATGGTGTTGAATTTAAGGTGAGTGCGATCGGAAGTAGTCAAGGCATGATCACAGCAACAGAGGGTATTGATTTAGCTATGCTATTAAAATTTGGTACAGGCTCAAGTGCGCTAAAACAATATGCTAAAGCAACACAACAATCATTACTTCCTACTCGTATGATTGGCGATGTCTTAGTAGAGTGTTCACCAACGAATACGGAAACGGGTGGTGCTGGTTTAGTTTATTTTAACGAGGCAATGGATGCACAGATGGATATTGTTTCCGTAGCGAAGGGCGCTTTAGTTCATTCCTTTAAAGAAATTCAGCAGAAAGCCAAAGATAACAAAGTTCGTATTAAATATAGTGGTGCAACAGCAGCAGCTTTACCAACATTAGATATTGGTGAATTTAGCTTAGCTGGAACAACAATTACTAAAATAGAAGGAGTGCTTAATGGTACTTCTAACTATATTTTAAGTGCGATGGATGAAAGTCAGTTGAGCTTTACTGAGGCATTGAAAATTGCTCAGGAAAATGGGATTGCTGAATCTAATCCAAAATTGGATGTAGCAGGTTTTGATAGTGCTGCAAAGATACTTTTATTGACTAATGGCTTATTGGAAAAAGATTTTTCCATACAAGATGTAGAAATAACTGGTATTGAGAATATATCAAAAACAGATATTGAGCTTGCTAAACAGGCAGGTAAAACCATTAAATTATTAGCTCAAGCAGTGGTGGAAAAAGATGAAGTTCGCATGGAAGTAAAACCATGTGCAATAGAACTAACCCATCCACTCGCACATATACATGGAACGAATAAAGGCATTGTTTTTGAAACAATTGAAATGGGTACGATTTGTACAACTGGTGGAGCATCACATCCACGCGGTGCAGCAGCTGCTGCTTTAAAAGATCTAATCAACTTGTATCGTAAAGACATGTTATAA